From a single Lentimicrobiaceae bacterium genomic region:
- the rplQ gene encoding 50S ribosomal protein L17 has protein sequence MRHGKKVNHLGRTSAHRKAMLSNMAASLILHKRINTTLAKAKALRSYVEPLITRSKDDSTHSRRMVFSYLQNKEAVSTLFREVSVKVASRPGGYTRILKTGNRLGDNAEMCMMELVDFNENLLAAKAAPKAKTTRRSRTVKAKPAAAPVAETKNEDVVADSSETKE, from the coding sequence ATGAGACACGGAAAGAAAGTCAATCACCTGGGTAGAACAAGCGCCCACCGTAAGGCAATGTTATCGAACATGGCGGCTTCGCTTATCCTTCATAAACGCATCAATACTACGCTTGCAAAAGCCAAAGCATTGAGGTCATATGTTGAACCGCTTATTACACGTTCAAAAGACGATTCTACACACTCAAGAAGGATGGTTTTTAGCTATCTGCAAAATAAGGAAGCTGTTTCTACCCTTTTCAGAGAAGTTTCTGTTAAAGTAGCCAGCCGCCCCGGTGGATATACACGCATTCTTAAAACGGGTAACCGTCTTGGTGATAATGCTGAAATGTGTATGATGGAGTTGGTAGATTTTAATGAAAATCTCCTCGCCGCTAAAGCTGCTCCTAAAGCTAAAACAACTCGTCGTAGCCGCACTGTGAAAGCTAAACCAGCCGCAGCTCCTGTTGCTGAAACAAAAAATGAAGATGTAGTTGCTGATAGTTCAGAAACTAAAGAATAA
- a CDS encoding DNA-directed RNA polymerase subunit alpha, translating to MAILAFQKPEKVIMIEADDSKGVFEFRPLEPGFGITIGNALRRILLSSLEGFAITSLKIEGVDMEFSSIKGVVEDVTDIILNLKKIRFKRLLESETSERVHLVITGQDVFSAGDINKFLSVFQVLNPEIEICHMEPSVKLTIDLTIDKGRGYVPAEENKVAGAPIGTIAIDSIHTPIKNVKYTIENFRVEQKTDYEKLVLDITSDGSIQPKEALKEAARILIHHFMLFSDEKITIDTEEKAVAEEFDETSLHIRQLLKTKLVDMDLSVRALNCLKAADVETLGELVSYNKNDLLKFRNFGKKSLTELEELVKSKSLEFGMNIAKYKLDKD from the coding sequence ATGGCAATACTAGCATTTCAAAAGCCTGAAAAGGTTATTATGATCGAAGCTGATGATTCGAAGGGTGTGTTTGAATTCAGACCCCTTGAACCTGGTTTCGGAATTACCATAGGCAATGCCTTAAGAAGGATTCTCCTTTCATCGCTAGAGGGATTTGCAATTACTTCATTGAAAATTGAAGGAGTTGATATGGAATTCTCTTCGATTAAAGGTGTGGTAGAGGATGTTACCGATATCATCCTTAATCTTAAAAAAATCCGTTTCAAACGGCTACTTGAGAGTGAAACCAGTGAGCGTGTACATCTTGTGATTACCGGACAGGATGTGTTTTCTGCAGGCGATATTAATAAGTTCCTTTCAGTTTTTCAGGTGTTGAATCCTGAAATTGAAATCTGTCATATGGAACCTTCAGTTAAACTTACCATTGACCTTACAATTGATAAAGGACGTGGTTATGTTCCTGCTGAAGAAAATAAAGTAGCAGGTGCTCCAATTGGAACTATTGCGATAGATTCAATTCATACTCCGATTAAAAACGTAAAATATACCATTGAGAACTTTCGTGTAGAGCAAAAAACTGACTACGAGAAACTTGTTCTTGATATTACTTCTGACGGGTCTATTCAACCTAAAGAAGCGCTTAAAGAAGCTGCCCGCATTCTCATCCATCATTTTATGTTGTTTTCAGATGAGAAAATTACCATTGATACTGAAGAAAAAGCTGTGGCTGAAGAGTTCGATGAAACTTCATTGCATATTCGCCAGTTGCTTAAAACCAAGCTTGTTGATATGGATTTATCAGTTCGTGCTCTTAACTGTTTAAAAGCAGCTGATGTGGAAACCCTTGGTGAACTTGTATCATACAACAAAAATGATCTTTTGAAATTCCGCAATTTTGGCAAAAAATCACTTACTGAGCTGGAAGAACTGGTGAAGTCAAAGAGCCTGGAATTTGGAATGAACATTGCAAAATATAAACTTGATAAGGATTAA
- the rpsD gene encoding 30S ribosomal protein S4: MARYIGPKTKIARKFKDPIYGPDKYFEKKNYGPGMHGNSKRRKKLSEYGTQLQEKQKAKYTYGILEKQFKNTFHKATRKKGITGEVLLQLIESRLDNMVFRLGIAPSRNAARQLVSHRHIVVNGSVVNVPSYEVKIGDVVGVREKSKSLEVIQDALAAKRNTYAWLEWDSSLLSGKLTSLPAREDIPENIKEQLIVELYSK, encoded by the coding sequence ATGGCCAGGTACATAGGTCCAAAAACCAAAATTGCACGCAAGTTTAAAGATCCGATTTACGGTCCGGATAAGTATTTCGAAAAGAAAAACTATGGACCGGGAATGCACGGAAATTCAAAAAGGCGTAAAAAACTTTCAGAATACGGTACTCAGCTTCAGGAAAAACAGAAAGCTAAATATACATACGGAATTCTGGAAAAACAATTTAAGAATACTTTCCACAAAGCTACCCGTAAAAAAGGTATTACCGGAGAGGTTTTACTTCAGCTTATTGAATCCCGACTGGATAATATGGTATTTCGTTTAGGAATTGCTCCTTCACGTAATGCAGCTCGCCAGCTGGTTAGCCATCGCCATATAGTTGTAAACGGAAGTGTAGTTAATGTACCTTCTTATGAAGTTAAAATTGGTGATGTAGTTGGTGTTAGAGAAAAATCTAAATCATTGGAAGTTATTCAGGATGCACTTGCAGCTAAACGTAACACATACGCTTGGTTGGAATGGGATAGCAGCCTGTTGAGCGGTAAGCTTACAAGCCTTCCTGCCCGTGAAGATATTCCTGAAAATATCAAAGAGCAGCTCATCGTTGAGTTGTATTCTAAATAA
- the rpsK gene encoding 30S ribosomal protein S11, translated as MAKTAKTSKKKVVKVDPIGRAYVTASFNNIIISLTNNTGQVISWASAGKMGFRGSKKNTPYAAQMAATDCSKVAYDMGLRKVKVFVKGPGSGRESAIRTIHSAGIEVTEIMDVTPLPHNGCRPPKRRRV; from the coding sequence ATGGCAAAAACTGCTAAAACATCAAAGAAAAAAGTTGTTAAGGTTGATCCAATCGGTCGTGCCTACGTTACTGCTTCGTTCAACAACATTATTATTTCACTCACCAATAATACTGGTCAGGTTATAAGCTGGGCATCAGCAGGAAAAATGGGCTTCAGAGGTTCAAAAAAGAACACTCCTTATGCAGCACAGATGGCTGCAACTGATTGCTCAAAAGTGGCTTACGATATGGGCCTTCGTAAGGTGAAGGTCTTTGTTAAAGGCCCTGGCTCCGGCAGAGAATCTGCTATCCGTACCATCCACTCTGCAGGTATTGAAGTTACCGAGATTATGGATGTTACTCCATTGCCTCACAACGGTTGCCGTCCTCCAAAAAGAAGAAGGGTATAA
- the rpsM gene encoding 30S ribosomal protein S13, which produces MARIAGIDLPKNKRGEIGLTYIYGIGRSSAQKILETAGIDFNKKVQDWNDDEQNAIRTIIGDTYKVEGALRTEVQTNIKRLMDIGCYRGIRHRLGLPLRGQSTKNNARTRKGKKKTVANKKKATKG; this is translated from the coding sequence ATGGCACGTATTGCTGGTATTGACTTACCCAAAAACAAAAGAGGTGAAATAGGCCTTACCTATATCTACGGAATCGGACGCAGTTCAGCGCAAAAGATTCTGGAGACAGCAGGTATTGATTTCAATAAAAAAGTCCAGGACTGGAACGATGATGAGCAGAACGCTATTCGTACAATCATTGGAGATACTTACAAGGTAGAAGGCGCACTTCGTACAGAGGTTCAGACCAACATCAAACGTTTGATGGATATTGGTTGCTACCGTGGTATCAGGCATCGTCTTGGTCTTCCATTGCGTGGACAGAGTACAAAAAACAATGCCCGTACCCGTAAGGGTAAAAAGAAAACCGTTGCTAACAAGAAAAAAGCAACAAAAGGTTAA
- the rpmJ gene encoding 50S ribosomal protein L36 — protein MKVRASVKKRTPDCKIVRRKGRLYIINKKNPKYKQRQG, from the coding sequence ATGAAAGTAAGAGCATCTGTCAAGAAGAGAACGCCTGACTGTAAAATCGTCAGAAGGAAGGGGCGATTGTACATCATCAACAAAAAGAACCCCAAGTACAAACAAAGGCAAGGATAA